The following are from one region of the Nicotiana tabacum cultivar K326 chromosome 3, ASM71507v2, whole genome shotgun sequence genome:
- the LOC107761802 gene encoding uncharacterized protein LOC107761802 isoform X2 — protein MNKKSVEEETRKIEEEDLSSAVQATGPLDSGMAAASATDGVAATALRSVLHRIQHAAERSGRRSDQVRLVAVSKTKPVSLVKQVYDAGHRSFGENYVQELVDKAPQLPDDIEWHFIGNLQSNKVKPLLTGVPNLAMVETVDDEKIANQLNRVAGNIGRKPLKVFIQVNTSGEETKSGVEPDGCLELVKHVTSNCPNLEFCGLMTIGMPDYTSTPENFKTLARCRSEVCKALEISEDQCELSMGMSGDFELAVEMGSTNVRVGSTIFGAREYPKKQTN, from the exons ATGAACAAAAAATCTGTGGAAGAGGAAACGaggaaaatcgaggaagaagatttATCAAGTGCAGTGCAGGCGACGGGCCCGTTAGATTCAGGAATGGCTGCTGCTTCCGCCACCGACGGCGTCGCTGCGACGGCACTACGGTCGGTACTTCATCGGATTCAACACGCCGCCGAACGTTCTGGCCGTAGATCGGACCAAGTACGGCTGGTGGCTGTAAGCAAGACGAAGCCGGTATCTCTTGTCAAACAAGTCTATGACGCCGGTCACCGTTCCTTCGGTGAAAATTATGTCCAAGAGCTCGTTGATAAGGCTCCTCAG CTTCCAGATGATATAGAGTGGCATTTCATAGGGAATTTGCAGAGCAATAAAGTCAAGCCACTATTAA ccggagtaccaaatcttgctATGGTGGAGACTGTAGATGATGAAAAG ATTGCAAATCAGCTCAACCGTGTGGCTGGGAACATTGGAAGAAAGCCGTTGAAAGTTTTTATCCAAGTTAATACGAGTGGGGAAGAAA CTAAATCTGGTGTCGAACCAGATGGGTGCTTGGAACTCGTCAAACATGTTACTTCAAACTGCCCTAATCTTGAATTTTGTGGGCTGATGACTATTGGGATGCCAGATTATACGTCAACGCCTGAGAACTTTAAG ACTTTAGCAAGATGTAGAAGTGAGGTTTGCAAGGCTCTTGAAATATCTGAAGATCAATGTGAGCTGTCAATGGGCATGTCGGGCGACTTTGAACTAGCT GTCGAGATGGGCAGTACAAATGTTCGAGTTGGATCTACAATATTTGGAGCAAGAGAGTATCCAAAGAAGCAAACAAACTAG
- the LOC107761802 gene encoding uncharacterized protein LOC107761802 isoform X1, which produces MNKKSVEEETRKIEEEDLSSAVQATGPLDSGMAAASATDGVAATALRSVLHRIQHAAERSGRRSDQVRLVAVSKTKPVSLVKQVYDAGHRSFGENYVQELVDKAPQMRCLYCFRLAKLQLPDDIEWHFIGNLQSNKVKPLLTGVPNLAMVETVDDEKIANQLNRVAGNIGRKPLKVFIQVNTSGEETKSGVEPDGCLELVKHVTSNCPNLEFCGLMTIGMPDYTSTPENFKTLARCRSEVCKALEISEDQCELSMGMSGDFELAVEMGSTNVRVGSTIFGAREYPKKQTN; this is translated from the exons ATGAACAAAAAATCTGTGGAAGAGGAAACGaggaaaatcgaggaagaagatttATCAAGTGCAGTGCAGGCGACGGGCCCGTTAGATTCAGGAATGGCTGCTGCTTCCGCCACCGACGGCGTCGCTGCGACGGCACTACGGTCGGTACTTCATCGGATTCAACACGCCGCCGAACGTTCTGGCCGTAGATCGGACCAAGTACGGCTGGTGGCTGTAAGCAAGACGAAGCCGGTATCTCTTGTCAAACAAGTCTATGACGCCGGTCACCGTTCCTTCGGTGAAAATTATGTCCAAGAGCTCGTTGATAAGGCTCCTCAG ATGAGGTGTTTATACTGCTTTCGTTTGGCAAAATTGCAGCTTCCAGATGATATAGAGTGGCATTTCATAGGGAATTTGCAGAGCAATAAAGTCAAGCCACTATTAA ccggagtaccaaatcttgctATGGTGGAGACTGTAGATGATGAAAAG ATTGCAAATCAGCTCAACCGTGTGGCTGGGAACATTGGAAGAAAGCCGTTGAAAGTTTTTATCCAAGTTAATACGAGTGGGGAAGAAA CTAAATCTGGTGTCGAACCAGATGGGTGCTTGGAACTCGTCAAACATGTTACTTCAAACTGCCCTAATCTTGAATTTTGTGGGCTGATGACTATTGGGATGCCAGATTATACGTCAACGCCTGAGAACTTTAAG ACTTTAGCAAGATGTAGAAGTGAGGTTTGCAAGGCTCTTGAAATATCTGAAGATCAATGTGAGCTGTCAATGGGCATGTCGGGCGACTTTGAACTAGCT GTCGAGATGGGCAGTACAAATGTTCGAGTTGGATCTACAATATTTGGAGCAAGAGAGTATCCAAAGAAGCAAACAAACTAG
- the LOC107761803 gene encoding glycosyltransferase BC10: protein MKKISAAATAGMSVRNVLWLWWKLVVIVSLTLCVLAFLKLQSYSLSDSELSSSISTTSSISRRSRAVEYSGNPKVAFLFLVRRNLPLDFLWGSFFENADTGNFSIYIHSEPGFVFDESTTRSPFFYNRQLTNSTKVAWGESSMIQAEKLLLGAALDDAANQRFVLLSDSCVPLYNFSYIYNYLMASPRSFVDSFLDKKEARYNPRMSPYIPMSKWRKGSQWITLIRKHAEVVADDDAVLRVFKMFCKRRPPLEASKGKKNMKLQKQHNCIPDEHYVQTLLAMHGFEGELERRTITYTEWNESVTNMEKKGWHPITFSYSDAGPVQIKRIKDISNVYYETEYRTEWCRVNSTLIPCFLFARKFSRGAAMRLLSEGVVSQFDASSIMNSTP from the exons ATGAAGAAGATTTCGGCGGCGGCGACCGCCGGAATGTCAGTGCGAAACGTCTTGTGGTTGTGGTGGAAACTGGTGGTTATAGTTTCTCTTACTCTTTGCGTCTTAGCTTTTTTGAAGCTCCAAAGCTACTCTCTTTCCGATTCGGaactttcttcttctatttctacTACTTCTTCAATTTCTCGTAGATCCCGAGCTGTTGAATATAGCGGCAATCCTAAAGTTGCTTTCCTTTTTCTAGTCCGTCGCAATTTGCCTCTCGATTTCCTTTGGGGAAGTTTCTTCGAG AATGCAGATACCGGTAATTTCTCGATATATATACATTCGGAGCCAGGTTTTGTGTTTGATGAGTCTACTACAAGATCGCCTTTCTTCTATAATCGCCAATTGACTAATAGCACCAAG GTAGCCTGGGGAGAATCAAGTATGATCCAAGCTGAGAAATTATTACTTGGGGCAGCGCTTGATGATGCAGCCAATCAAAGATTCGTTCTCCTGTCGGACAg CTGTGTTCCACTGTACAACTTTAGCTACATATACAACTACTTGATGGCTTCTCCAAGGAGCTTTGTTGACAG TTTTCTTGATAAAAAGGAAGCCCGCTACAACCCAAGGATGTCACCCTATATACCAATGAGCAAATGGCGAAAAGGGTCACAG TGGATCACTTTAATCAGGAAGCATGCGGAAGTGGTTGCAGATGATGATGCTGTCCTTCGAGTCTTCAAGATGTTCTGCAAG AGACGTCCACCGCTGGAAGCCAGTAAGGGGAAAAAGAATATG AAACTTCAAAAGCAGCACAACTGCATTCCAGATGAACACTATGTGCAGACATTATTGGCG ATGCATGGTTTTGAAGGAGAACTTGAACGTAGAACGATAACCTATACAGAGTGGAATGAATCTGTGACAAATATGGAGAAGAAGGGTTGGCATCCTATTACATTTAGCTATTCGGATGCTGGGCCTGTACAGATCAAGAGAATAAAG GATATCAGCAATGTTTACTATGAAACTGAATACAGAACAGAGTGGTGTCGGGTTAATTCTACTCTGATCCCCTGTTTTTTGTTTGCGAGGAAATTCTCACGAGGGGCTGCAATGCGCCTCTTGAGTGAAGGAGTAGTTTCTCAGTTTGATGCCTCCTCCATAATGAACTCAACACCGTGA
- the LOC107761801 gene encoding pentatricopeptide repeat-containing protein At4g04370-like, producing the protein MHKLKLNILFRALTQAPCRRSSAAAATTTTTTKSFNATLHRLSSEGAHHHALLTYNSMLKSSVPPDPFTFPTLLKACISLNLFPHGLLLHQHVVVNGFSSDPYIGSSLISFYSSFGLPERAHKAFDIMPDRNIVPWTAVIGCYVRSGDFEHAFVMYNSMVHDGVKPTSVTMLTMLSGISESIHVECLHASVVKYGFMGNTVLLNSMLNVYGKCGRIEYARKLFEWMDEKDIVSWNSLASGYSLVGDTEELLRLTYRMRLENTWPDYQTYGSLVSAIAKEGCAELGKVVHGQIVAAGFELDVHLETSLMFMYLKCRNMDYTFKIFERAKEKDVVLWTTIISGLVQNERADRALQVFQGMLCSRIEPSTTTIASALAACAQLGSLKVGTSIHGYMLRQRIAIETPAQNSLVTMYSKCGYLKQALAVFDMIKGRDVVSWNAIVAGNAQNGHLAMALHLFNEMRIAHQRPDSITVVSLLQICASVGAYQQGKWIHNLVVRGYFEPCVKIGTGLVDMYCKCGDLDSARKCFDRIVEHDLISWSTIIAGYGNHGKAETALELYSELVQSGLTPNSVIFLSVLSACSHNGLVDQGMSLFDSMERDFKIAPELEHCACIVDLLCRAGRVKDAYNFYKTKFPEPMADALGIVLDACKTKALVELRDIVCKEISMLDHGDAGRYVQLAHSYASMAQWEGVGKAWVQMRDLGLKKLPGWSFIDLHGIITTFFMGQTSHPQQEEIMSVLKNLSEEISERVIKSNIENIP; encoded by the coding sequence ATGCACAAGCTGAAACTCAACATCCTCTTCCGCGCTTTAACACAGGCGCCATGTCGGCGCTCCTCCGCCGCTGccgccaccaccaccaccaccaccaagtCCTTCAATGCCACCCTCCACCGCCTTTCCTCGGAAGGTGCCCACCATCATGCTTTACTCACATACAACTCCATGCTCAAATCCTCTGTTCCTCCAGACCCTTTCACTTTTCCCACTCTCCTCAAAGCCTGCATTTCCCTCAACCTCTTCCCTCACGGCCTTTTGCTACACCAACACGTAGTCGTTAATGGATTCTCGTCTGATCCTTATATTGGGTCTTCTTTGATCAGTTTTTACTCCTCTTTTGGGCTTCCAGAGCGTGCACACAAAGCGTTTGATATAATGCCTGACAGGAACATTGTCCCTTGGACGGCTGTTATAGGGTGTTATGTACGGAGTGGTGATTTTGAGCATGCTTTTGTTATGTACAATTCTATGGTACATGATGGAGTAAAGCCCACTTCTGTTACCATGTTGACTATGCTTTCTGGGATATCAGAGAGCATTCATGTGGAGTGTTTGCATGCTTCTGTAGTAAAGTATGGATTTATGGGTAACACTGTTTTGTTGAATTCTATGTTGAATGTGTATGGCAAATGTGGAAGAATTGAGTATGCTAGGAAGTTATTTGAGTGGATGGATGAAAAAGATATTGTTTCCTGGAATTCTTTGGCTTCAGGGTATTCTTTAGTGGGGGATACAGAAGAATTATTGAGGCTAACGTATAGAATGAGATTGGAAAATACATGGCCTGATTATCAAACATATGGGTCCTTGGTTTCTGCAATTGCAAAAGAGGGTTGTGCCGAATTGGGAAAAGTGGTGCATGGACAGATAGTTGCTGCTGGATTTGAACTAGATGTGCATCTTGAGACATCACTTATGTTTATGTATTTAAAGTGTAGGAACATGGATTACACGTTTAAGATTTTTGAGCGAGCAAAGGAGAAAGATGTAGTTTTGTGGACGACTATTATCTCAGGACTTGTTCAGAATGAACGTGCAGATAGAGCACTTCAAGTGTTTCAAGGCATGTTGTGTAGTAGAATTGAACCGTCTACAACTACTATAGCAAGTGCCCTTGCAGCTTGTGCTCAATTAGGTTCATTGAAAGTAGGAACTTCTATACATGGCTACATGTTGAGGCAAAGAATTGCCATAGAGACTCCTGCCCAAAATTCACTTGTCACCATGTATTCAAAGTGTGGCTATTTGAAGCAAGCGCTTGCTGTTTTCGATATGATAAAAGGCAGAGATGTGGTTTCCTGGAATGCAATTGTTGCAGGGAATGCTCAGAATGGGCATTTAGCAATGGCCTTGCATCTGTTTAATGAAATGAGGATAGCCCATCAAAGACCTGACTCAATTACAGTGGTTTCTCTTCTTCAAATTTGTGCCTCTGTAGGAGCATATCAGCAAGGGAAGTGGATTCATAATCTTGTTGTAAGGGGCTATTTTGAACCTTGCGTCAAGATAGGCACGGGTTTGGTTGATATGTACTGCAAGTGTGGTGACTTGGACAGTGCGAGGAAGTGTTTTGACAGGATCGTAGAACATGATCTCATTTCATGGAGCACAATTATTGCCGGATATGGCAATCATGGCAAAGCGGAAACTGCCCTGGAGTTGTATTCGGAGCTTGTGCAAAGTGGTCTTACACCAAATAGTGTTATTTTCTTATCTGTTCTCTCTGCCTGTAGTCATAATGGACTTGTCGACCAGGGTATGAGCTTGTTTGATTCCATGGAAAGGGATTTTAAGATTGCACCTGAACTCGAACACTGTGCTTGCATAGTTGATCTACTTTGTCGAGCTGGTAGGGTAAAAGATGCATACAACTTCTATAAGACAAAATTTCCGGAACCAATGGCTGACGCACTTGGTATAGTTCTTGATGCTTGCAAAACGAAAGCCCTTGTAGAACTTAGGGATATTGTTTGCAAAGAAATTTCAATGTTAGATCATGGTGATGCTGGAAGGTATGTGCAATTGGCTCATAGTTACGCTTCAATGGCCCAGTGGGAGGGCGTTGGTAAGGCATGGGTCCAAATGAGGGATCTTGGGCTCAAAAAACTTCCTGGTTGGAGTTTTATCGACTTACATGGAATAATAACAACCTTTTTCATGGGCCAAACCTCTCATCCTCAGCAGGAGGAGATAATGTCGGTTCTCAAGAATCTGAGTGAGGAGATTAGTGAAAGGGTAATCAAGTCAAACATAGAGAATATCCCATAG
- the LOC107761809 gene encoding uncharacterized protein LOC107761809, with the protein MNPQHKHGRSRWNGKMVMFVVLIMGLCITGYVAGPPLYWHLSETISSSAHYSCPSCPCDCATWPLLSFQQGVNVTSFTDCMEHDLGVSEDEERNFTASLTEELKQMENETTENQRRADMALLEAKKMVSQYQKEADKCTSGMGTCEEAREKAEIALEAQRQITAMWELRARHQGWKQDLV; encoded by the exons ATGAATCCACAACATAAACATGGAAGAAGCAGGTGGAATGGGAAGATGGTGATGTTTGTGGTGTTAATTATGGGATTGTGCATTACTGGTTATGTAGCAGGTCCACCACTCTATTGGCATCTCTCTGAAACTATTTCTTCCTCTGCCCATTATTCTTGCCCCTCTTGTCCTTGTGATTGTGCTACTTGGCCCCTTCTCTCTTTTCAACAAG GTGTGAATGTGACTTCTTTTACAG ATTGCATGGAACATGATCTGGGGGTGAGCGAGGATGAGGAAAGAAACTTCACGGCGTCGTTGACAGAGGAATTAAAGCAAATGGAGAATGAAACAACGGAAAATCAGAGAAGAGCAGACATGGCACTGCTGGAGGCAAAAAAGATGGTGTCTCAATATCAAAAGGAGGCAGATAAATGCACTTCAGGGATGGGAACTTGTGAAGAGGCTAGAGAAAAGGCTGAAATTGCTTTAGAAGCACAGAGACAAATTACTGCTATGTGGGAACTCAGAGCACGCCATCAAGGATGGAAACAAGACCTTGTTTAA